One Streptomyces sp. NBC_00223 genomic window carries:
- the dapB gene encoding 4-hydroxy-tetrahydrodipicolinate reductase: protein MSKLRVAVIGAQGRIGSETARAVEAADDLDLVAAIDRDDDLKALTEAGAQVAVELTHPDAVLGNLEFCVGHGIHAVVGTTGWTPERLATLEGWLAASPGTGVLVAPNFSIGAVLTMRFAQQAARWFESVEVIELHHNNKADAPSGTASRTAQLIAAARAEAGRDRQQDPTTHGLDGARGADVDGVPVHSVRLRGLLAHQEVLFGGTGETLTIRHDSLHHSSFMSGILLATRTVPGVPGLTYGLEHFLSEEPAGSGTEGD from the coding sequence ATGAGCAAGCTCCGCGTGGCCGTCATCGGCGCCCAGGGCCGGATCGGCTCCGAAACGGCCCGGGCCGTCGAGGCGGCCGACGACCTGGACCTGGTCGCCGCGATCGACCGGGACGACGACCTGAAGGCGCTGACCGAGGCAGGTGCCCAGGTCGCCGTCGAACTCACCCACCCCGACGCCGTCCTCGGCAACCTGGAGTTCTGCGTCGGCCACGGCATCCACGCCGTGGTCGGCACCACCGGCTGGACGCCGGAGCGGCTGGCCACCCTGGAGGGCTGGCTGGCCGCCTCGCCGGGCACCGGAGTCCTCGTGGCGCCGAACTTCTCCATCGGCGCCGTCCTGACCATGCGCTTCGCCCAGCAGGCGGCCCGCTGGTTCGAGAGCGTCGAGGTCATCGAGCTCCACCACAACAACAAGGCCGACGCCCCCAGCGGCACCGCCTCCCGTACCGCCCAGCTGATCGCCGCCGCCCGCGCGGAGGCCGGCCGCGACCGCCAGCAGGACCCCACCACCCACGGCCTGGACGGCGCCCGCGGCGCGGACGTCGACGGCGTACCCGTGCACTCGGTACGGCTGCGCGGCCTGCTCGCCCACCAGGAAGTGCTCTTCGGCGGCACCGGCGAGACGCTCACCATCCGGCACGACTCGCTGCACCACAGCAGCTTCATGTCGGGCATCCTGCTCGCCACCCGTACCGTCCCCGGGGTACCCGGGCTCACCTACGGCCTGGAACACTTCCTGTCCGAGGAGCCCGCCGGGTCCGGTACGGAAGGGGACTGA